CGCAATGCCAGCTAAAGCGGAAAGTAAAGCTGCTCTTGGAGTGTATTTCCTAATTTTTGCAGCAACAAAAGATCCCAAAACTTCAATGAGTCCAGACGCAAAGGAAACGAGTAAACCAGCTTTCCAGGCTTCCTTATAATCACCTGTTGCTTGGTAGGTGGGGAACATGACAAAAAAGATAAATGCAAATAGAGAAACAGTATTGATACCGTATGGAATTGCCGTTACATCCGTACGATTTGTCCTTTGTCCCAATTTCCATGCTTGCCATGCATAAAAAACATTCCCAATGAGTAAGGAAATCGCCGCACCAGGTAACACGACAGAAGTGATAAATGGTAAAGGGAATCCACAGACACCCATACATAAAGCTGATAAGACAAGAAGTTGGATGAGGTTGTCGACCATAAGACCAAAAAATCCATCCAGGTCACCGCGTGTGATGGTAAAAAAATTCATTCGTTTCGTTTGCCTCCAAAATCAACTCGAATGACATTCCCTTCGCCAGTGACTTCTGGTTTTTGGGATTTTGGTTTTGATAATGATTCTTCTGGGTTTGTGTTTGTTTCGATTTGTAAAAACCGAAGTTGGGTAGCAGAATTTTGGAATTTGTCGTAAATTCTAAAAACGGCATCCCAAGGGATCATGGTTGGTTCCCAGGTAGAACCAAATTGTAGTTCCGCGAATAAATAATCTGGTTTACTATCCAATACTTTGACTGCTTTATCACCAAACACGAGTACGATGCCAGATTCTTTTTCTGCATTGAGAAGTCCACGTTTCCCAATTTCCAATTTTGGATGAGGCATTACATGGAGGTAAAAAACTCCAAAACGTTCCCAGTATAAATTGAATAAGTCTCTTTTGAACTCACGTAATGTTGTGATTTCTTCCTGCGTGAGGTTTTGGCTCATAAATTCCTTTTACCGTGTGAAGTTTCCCATTCGATGTATTCATCGTGGATTTTATATTCTGGAATGATGTCTTTTAATCCTGCAAAAATTTCCCTATTTTTATTGGCTTTTGCGAGGGAAAATAACCGATTCAGTTTATTTTGAAAGAGTAATAAATTGTAGTGATCAAGTGGAGCAGCAATTCGAATTTTTGGGTGGTGGGTTTTTTTGATTCCTTCTGCATTTAACAGAAGTTCTTCGTAAAGTTTTTCCCCCGGTCTAAGTCCAGAAAATTCGATATTAATATCTTTGTAAGGTGTGTATCCAGAAAGGCGTATCATCTCTTCGGCAAGTGATAATATGCGAACCGGTTCACCCATATCGAGTAAAAAGATTTCCCCATGTTCTCCCATACTCCCTGCTTGTAAAACCAGTTGTGTGGCTTCTGGGATTGTCATAAAGTATCGGATCACTTCTGGGTGAGTCACTGTCACAGGACCACCACGTTTGATTTGTTCTCGGAACCTTGGGATCACACTTCCGTTGGAACCAAGTACATTCCCAAATCGAACTGTGATGAATTTGGTTCTAGAATTTTGAGAGATATGTTGAAGGTAAATTTCAGCAGCACGTTTTGAGGCACCCATCACATTGACTGGGTTTACTGCTTTGTCTGTGGAAATGAGTACGAAACGTTCCACTCCAATCAATCGACACACATCGGCTACGTTTTTTGTTCCCATCACATTATTGAGAATCGCTTCCGAAGGATTAATCTCCATCATGGGGACATGTTTGTAGGCAGCTGAGTGGAAAACAACAGATGGCCTATGTTCTTCAAAAACAGCCGAGATTCTAGATAAATTTTTTACATCAGCGATGACAGGTCGAATGTCAATATTCAATTCAGAAAAGTTTTTTCGAAGTTCGTAGTCAATCTCGTATAACGGCGTTTCGGCGGCATCTAAGATGACAAGTACACTTGGTTTAAAAAGAGCTACTTGACGGCAAATTTCCGATCCAATCGACCCACCAGCACCCGTTACGAGAATGACTTTTTTTTCTAGGTAAGATCGAATGGATTCAATTTCTAAATCAACGGTAGGTCTACCAAGCAAATCTTCCACTTGTACTTCGCGAAGTTGTGTGATATTGGGTTTCTCTGCAAGGTATTCGCCAAATGTAGGTAAGATTTTAAACTCAACACCTGCACCTTCGCATTCTTTCATCAGTTTACTCACAACACGTCCATCGGGTTGTGGAACAGTCATAATGACTTTTTTGACCGCATAACGATTCAAAACTTTTCCAATTTCTTCAGTTGATCCGAGAATGGGAATTCCTTGGATGTAACCACCTTTTTTGGAAACATTATCATCCAAAAATCCGATTGGGAAATAATCTAAGTCTACGTTTCGCCTAATTTCAGTTAAAAAAGAACTTCCTAATTTCCCTGCACCAACGAGGAGGATTGGAGTTCCTTTCCTGGTTTTGTCAGGGCTAAAAATTTGTTCTCTGATCATTCTCCAACTCAAACTTCGTAGGCACAAAAATCCTAAAAGGATGAGGGTATCAAGAATAGGAACCATTCGTGATAATTGGTAAAATCGATTATAAAAGAGAAGGGCTAAGGTAGAAACCAAGGAAGAAAGGATAGTCGCTTTGATGATGGCCAAAAGGTCGTGTAACGAAGCATAGGACCACAAAGAACGATAAATTCCTGAAAATAAAAATACAATACTTCTCGTGACCACGACGATTGTGGCGCAGACCCAAAAATCAGGGTAATTCTCGAGAAACCCAATATTTTCAAATCGCACCAAGTGTGCGAGAAAATAGGACAGAAACATAAAGAGAATGTCTACAGGAAAAACCCAGTATCGTCTTGGGATCGATTTCATATCTGATAAATAAAGGTATTTGGAACAAAATTCCTTGTAAATACAGAATCTGTTCCGAAGAATAGAAAAGAGGAAAAACCTGTTTGAAATCACTTCTTTTCCGCCTCGCGGGGATTTTTTCCGCAGAAATTGGCTCGGAACTTTATTTAAAACTAAAGGAAGAAACTCTTTCGCCTTCGCTTTTTTGCCTTGATTTTACAGAAGTCACAGAGGTGACGGAAGTCGGTTGGGAATTTTTAAGGAAAATGGCGGAGAGATGCAAAGAAACTGGTTCAAAACTAGCAGGCTTTGGATTAAAATCGGAAGTTCCATCTGAACAAAATGCCTTCTTTTCGTTTTTTGACGAAGAAGCAGAGTGTATCCATTATTTAGAATCTTTTTATATCGGGGATACTCCCGCAAACGAACTCACTCCCAAATCTCCACAGGAAGGGAAAACGATCCATTGTCCTGAGTGCCAAACTTTACTTCGGTTCAAACAAATGGGAGATCACCTTTGTCCTAATTGCCAATCGAAATTTTTTGTGAACCAAAAAGGTTGGGTTTCAACTTACGAACGTTTGTTGTGATTTAAATGTTTTGTAGGAATCGCTTCCCAAGGTTTGTCTGGCCAAGGGTGTTTTGGATAACGTCCTTTTAACTCTTTTTTTACCTCATGATATCCGTTATTCCAAAAACTTTCTAAGTCTTTTGTAATTTGAACTGGCCTTCTTGCGGGTGATAACAAATGGACTAAGATTTTTACTTTCCCATTTGCTAAATTTGGTAAAGATTTAAGTCCGAATAACTCCTGTAATTTGACATGTAACTCGGGCTCATTGTTATGGTATTGTAAGGGTAAAGTAGAACCAGAAGGAACTTGGATTGATGTCGGTGCCTCCTTTTGGATGATCGATTGGTTTTCATATCCTACATAAGATTTAAATGCTTCTAAAAATGGAAGATTTGTTAAAGAAAACTTTTGTGCTTCAAAATTTAGAAATGGAAACAGCCACTCCTTTACTGTTGATTTCAAATGATCCAGGGAAACATTGACACCTAACACACCATTTTTGACCAAAAATTGTACTCGATGATAATAATACAAAAGGTCTTCTCTTTTTTTCCATTCGTAATCCCAATCCAAACTAGATAAGTATTCTAACAGAGCATTTTGAATGGAGGTTGGATTTGGTTTTGTGAGTTCTTTAGAATCCAAAATCAGATCCCCAATTTTTCTTTCCTCTTTGACAATTAGAAAAGATTCATCCCTTTGGTTTGTTTTCATTTCAGGGCTTTGTAATGTTTCAATGTGTTCGTTAAGACTTTCTTCGATTTGTTCAATAGAAATGGGGAGGTATTGTGTGATGTATAAAGTAGATCCAAAAGAAATTGTATCGAGTGCAAGTATGTATTCGGGTAAGTGGAGTAAGTTTGAATTAAACGTACCTATTTTTCCATTGGAGAGTTTATACTCTTTCCCCTCTTTTTCTTTTCGTTTTCCTATCCGATCTGGAAATCCTTTGCAAAAATAAAAGTCTCTGTGGTCACTTTTGTTATTTTGTGGATAAACATTTTTCCCTTTAAAAATGCTCAAAATTTGCTCATAAACGAGTTTTAATTCTTGTGAGAATGAATTCTGTGAAATGGAATTCGGAAATTCCTTTGTCTCTGTTCCTGTGGATTCTTTACCCAAAATCGATACAATGTCTGCAATGATAGTTTCTTTTTCTTTTGGCAACCGTGAGATCACACATCCTAATCGAATGGGAAGGGGGTATAATAACGTTTCTTTCCCTAAATCTGTAAGTTGGTTTTTTTTGTCTAAACAACCTAATAATTTTAAACGTGCCATGGAAAGTGCCAGTGAACCTTTGTTTGGTGGGTCAAGGAAAGGAAGAGAATTTATTTCTTCACCAAATGATTTGATTTCCAAAACCAAGCGGTCTAAATCACCTTCGAGGATTTCTGGTTTCGTACGATCATAAAAGTCTGATTCTTCCTCTTTGGACCAAAGTTTGTAAACGAATCCTTTCCCTTCACGCGATGCACGTCCTGCTCTTTGTTTTGCACTACTGAGACTAATTCGGTCTCGGACCAAGTGTGTGATTCCCGAATCAGGATCAAAAATTGTATGTTTAAAATAACCAGAATCAAAAACGACTCGCACACCAGGAATGGTTACAGATGATTCTGCAATATTTGTGGATAAGATAATTTTCTTTCTGCCTCGAGAGTCTGGTAAGAAGATTTTTTCTTGGTCAGATAAATTCATATCTCCAAACAAAGGAAGAACGATAGAGTTCTCTTTGATTGTTTGGTTTACCTCAAGTTGGGATTTTAAATCTAAAATTTCTTTTTTCCCCGATAAAAAAACCAAAATATCGCCTGTTGTCTGTTCGACTGCCTTGGGTATTAGGTCGATGAATCGTTGTATGATATTTTTTTGAGATTGGCCCATATAGAAAATTTCTAATGGATGTGTGACAGTTGAAACTTCAATGGGAGGATTTGTAATCCCAAGATTAACAAAGTTTTGTCCTTCTAAAGTAGCAGACATGATGAGAATTTTTAAATCACTTCGAAAGATCTCTTGGGATTTTCTAGCCAAAGCAAAACAAAGATCCGATTCTAATCTTCTTTCATGAAATTCATCAAAGATAAGTAAACCATATTCAGACAGTTCAGGATCAGACAGTAGATATTTTGTTAAAATCCCATCAGTAACAAATTCGATTTTTGTATCTCGATTGATTTTAGAATCAAAACGGACACGGTATCCAACAGTTCCGCCAACTGATTCTCCAATGGTCTGGCAAATCCGTTTGGCTGCATTTTTTGCTGCAATCCGTCTTGGTTCGAGGATACAAGTTTTTTTCCCTGCAGTTAAATTGAATTTTAAAAGTTCCAAAGGTAGGGCAGTCGTTTTACCAGAACCCGGTGGTGCATCCAAAATCGTTACAGGATTTTTTTGGATAGAATCAACTATCTTTTGTAAGGCGGATAAAACAGGGAATGTTTCGAAGTTGGGATTCACAGTCTTTTTAGTATAAAAAAATACTTCCAAGACCCGTAAAAAAATGCAAACAAAATGTATTTTTTTGGAAAAATCACAAGAATCGGGTTTTCGAATCCCAAAGGATTGAGTAAACTTTCATTGTGGAATCGCAAGGAAAACATTACCAACTCATTCAAAATGTCATTGAATATTTGATCCAAAATTTTGAATCCCAACCCAGTTTAGATTCATTGGCTCAAATTGCCAAATTAAGTCCTTCTCATTTCCAAAAACTGTTTTTAGAGTATGTTGGTGTCACACCCAAACAATTTTTATCTTCTGTAACGGTAACACACGCTAAACGAATCATCCAAAAAACATCAATACTTGATACTACATACCGATTGGGATTATCCAGCACAGGTAGATTACACGATTTATTTATCAAATTAGAAGGAATGACTCCAGGTGAATATAAATCGTTTGGAGAAGGGGTAGTCTTATACTATGAGTTTTTTCCTACAATTCTAGGGGAAATGGTAGTTGTATCGTCTGAGAAATCGATTCAGAGTTTACAGTTTTTACAACCAGGTCAGGACAAAGAAGAGAGTTTGTCTGCAATCAAAGTAAGTTTCCCAAATGCGAGTTGGATTGAAGAACAAAGAGAAATACACAATCCAGTGAAGGATTTTTTACAAACGTTTTCGTTACCAAAATCTCCTATCCATCTGTCTGTGTTAGGGACTCCTTTCCAAATAAAGGTATGGCAATCACTTTTGTCGATCCCTTCAGGAGATACTTCCACTTATGGAGAAATTGCGGAATCCATTGGCAAAAAAAATGCACAACGTGCAGTGGGTACCGCCATTGGAAAAAATCCAATTGCAGTACTCATTCCTTGCCACCGAGTCATCCAATCTTCTGGTTTATTTGGTGGTTACCGTTGGGACCCCAAACGCAAACAAACATTACTTTTGTGGGAGAAAGCAACTCACTCTCTTAAAATGGATTCAGAGTTTTCATTTTAATGAGCAAGTAGTCTCGTATGGGAAACAAGAAAAAAACCAACGAGTAAAAAACACTGAGCAATTAGATAGGTAATCCATGGAACTTGAAATTCCCATTTTGGATGTCTTGTACCATTGATTGTTGTTTCACCCATCACAGCATCTGAGAGAAGGAAAAATCCTGCTCCAATTCCCAAATAAATCCAAACACCACCATACAACAAATAGGCGTTAATACATAGGGACACAAAAAAACACAAAATGATTCCATAAATAAACGCAGAAGCCATCACCCATTTGGAACGATTCGGATTGTACACTCTAAAATAGAAAATCAAAGCGGGCAATATGATAAAAAGTAAAGTAATGAGGAAGGGTCTCGGACTAGAATACAATTCTTCCCAAGTGATCAATTGGCGAATGGCCAATAAAAAAAAGATTTGAGCAATGGCGAAACTAAAGATGCCACCTAAAACAGGATCTTTCATATATTTTTTCGCCAATGGGAATTGTAAATTGAACCAGTCACCTAGCATAGAAAAGGCGATTGCAACAACTGGAAAGGCAAAACGTGAATGACCTAATTGGAATAATAACCAAGCAAAAACAATCACTTGGAACGAAAATCCTAAATATACCCCTCGGGAAATCTCTAAACGTTTTTCTGGATTCGATTCGTCGCTTAGGGTGATCCAATGGATACAAAAAGCAGAAACGATGGCAAAGGGAATGGCTGTGAGAATGAAATAATATACCATAATGGATATTACCATGCTTCAGAATTAAAAGCAATGCTTTGATTGATTAGTAGTGGTAATCTTTACAAAATTGATTTTGTTTCCAATAACAAACCATTTTAACATTATCAGATCCAATGTTAACTGTGAAGAAACTTTGGTTTTGGTAAAAAAATGGAATCAAACCAGAAAATACGTTCTAAAAATGGACTTGCACCGTTTTTAACGGTTTATGACCCCACTAGCAATTTACACTCTACTTGCGATTCTTTGTTAGGGATATTATAGTGGTCGAAAATCAACGTTTTGGTCCCAAACACATGCAAAAAAAGTACATTCTAATTCCCTTATTTTCTATTTTCACGTTTATATCTTGCCCGGGTGCGGGCGGAGGTGGTGGAGGGGGAGCCGCATTTGCTCTGTTAGGACTCGGTGGAGGGGGAGGGGGAACGGATGTCGGAGCACCGAAGTTAGAAGTTACTTATTCGGGTGTTGCTAGGGAAAGTGGGTCAAGTATCAGTTTAGGTTCTGAACCCATCAATACGACCAATGGAAAATTAGCGACTCTCACAATCCAAAACAAAGGTACCTCATCCCTGACTTTGCCAGGATCCCCAATTGTCACCATCAGTGGAACTGATAGTTCACACTTCCAATTGACACAACCGAACCAAACAACACTTGCACCCAATGCTTCTGTAACCTTTAGTTTGCGATTCAAACCAACTTCGGAAGGACTTAAGACTGCAATTGTAAAGTTATCCACTTCGGATCCAGCACTATCTGCCTTCCAATTAACATTCACTGGTACAGGCGGACCAGCTGCAGCAAAGTTGACAGTTTCTCAAGGAGCAACTGAAATTGTAGGCAATGGTAGTTTTAATGTAGGAAGTGTAGAAGAACAATCTTCTGGAACACCGGTTCAGTTCACAATTAGTAATACAGGGAGTTTACCTTCCACTTTAGGAACTCCCGTTGTGGAGAGTTCCAATGCACAGTTTACGGTTTCTGCAGTTTCCGTTGCGAATGGATCAACATTAGCACAAGATGGAACATTTACATTTAATGTAACGTTTTCACCAGCGAATACAACGCCAACATCAAAATCATCAACGATTACAGTGAATGCAACACCATCCAATTTTATATTTACAGTGAACGGTACAGCAACCGTAAAACCAGTTCCAACCATAGCCATTTCACATAACTCTAGTTCGTATACTTCTGGTGGAACTCTGCCAACGTTTGGAATTTTATGGCCAGGTTTATCTTCCACGGCAAAAACCGTTACGATCACCAATAACGGAACGGCAACACTCACAGGACTTGCTGTAAATGAATTCAGTGGGAATACAGATCAATTCACAACGAGTGCTGCAGGTTCTACGTCATTGACTCCAGGACAAAGTACAACATTTACAGTTACTTTCTCCCCGACTACAAGTGGATCCAAAACAGCAGTCGTTAGAGTCACAAGTACGAATGGAAACAATGGTTCATCCTCATCATCTGATATCACAGTAGAAGGGACTGGAAAATCGAATGCAGGTATCTCTGTTTCATGGACTGCATTAAAAGAAAAAGCGGTGAATGATACCGATGGTGGTTATAAGGTTTGTTATAGTAAAACAAGTGGGTTTAATCCTGCTGATGTAAATGGGACTACTATATTTTGCGACACAGTCCCAAATGCTGGTGGTACAACTCCTACTACCAAAATCATCACAGTGAATACTTATGGGACATGGTATATAAAGGTTTTTGCATTTGGTAAATACAATACGACCGGTGGAACACCATCGACTCAAACATCAGTAAATGTACCTTCTACCTAATCCAAAAGGAAAATAACAGATATGAAAACTAAACTAAGTTACGCTTCGAAAATAAAACTCATTTGTCTAATAACAGCTCTTACATCAACAGTTATTATTTCCAATCCAAACCAACGGAATTTTTTAACTGAACCGTTCCGATTTGAAAGTAGTATTACCAATTCACTTTCAAAATCTGGAGCAACAAATCGACCTGATTTTGCACCAGATGAAATTATAATTAAATTCAAACCATCTGTCTCAAGTGATGAAATATTCAATCGTTCGAGATCATTAGGTTTTCAAGTTGGACATGTGAGTAAAAGAGCAAATTTTACAACAGTAAAAATTGCTAGTAATGAATCGGTAGCTGATGCAGTCACTCGTGCCAAACTTGATCCTTCCGTCGAATATGCTGAGCCAAAATACTATTATTATGCGCAAGCTACAGCTCCAAATGACACTGACTTTGGAAAACTTTGGGGTTTAAATAACACAAATCAAACCATTTCATCACCATCTTATACAACGAATAACCCACCAGGTGAGTCTGCTATCGGGAAAGATATGAACGTATTAGGTGCTTGGGATGTGACTTCGAACTGCAGTTCTATCATTATTGCTGTGCTTGATACAGGTATCAACTATAACCATGAGGACTTATCAGCAAATATGTGGGATGGTTCCGCAAGTTGCAAAGATAAAGATGGATTTACAATTGGTGGTGGATGCCCTAATCATGGATGGGATTTTGCCTCTGGCGACAATGATCCAAAAGATGAGGAAGGCCATGGAAGTCACGTAGCTGGAACCATTGGTGCAGTAGGAAATAATAATAAAGGAATTTCTGGAGTTTGCCAATCTGCTCAACTCATGTCAGTTCGAGTATTGGGAGTAGGTGGAGGAAGTAACGCTACTGTTACCGACGGAATTTACTTTGCTGTAAGAAACGGTGCTAAAATCATCAACATGAGTTTAGGTGGAACACAATTCAGCCAGTTGATTTACGATGCGGTAGAATTTGCAAAAGCCAATGATGTTTTAGTTGTGGTAGCAGCTGGGAATGAAAACACAGATCTCGCATCTGGAAATTCCTACCCTTGTAAAAACAATAATGCGAATCAAATTTGTATCGCTGCACTAGATCAAAATTTCCAACGTGCGAGCTTTTCTAATTTTGATACAACCACTACTGCTGCAAATCGTGCTGTTGACTTCGGTGCTCCAGGAACCAATATCTATAGTATTTTTGGAAGTGAAACTACCTACAATGAAGGAACTTCGAATTATACTGGGTGGACAACTGGTGGGTCTGGTGGATCCGTTACTTGGGCTTATCAGTCTTGTGCAATTGGATCTGGCACTCTAAAAGGTTTAGCATTACCCAATGATTGTTCTGTCATTAACTTCAATTTTACTCCTCCATACAATAACCCAACATCTGTCTCTGCAAGTGTTGATAGAACTGTTTATAAATCGTTTACCATTCCAAACAATTCGACGAAAGTATCTTTGTTTCAGACAATTGTTTCAGATGGTGAATCAATTGGAGATACATGTTATGATTATACTGAAGTATATTACAAAAATGATGCCTCAAGTCCGTTTTCTGGTGGAACACTTCTAACTCTCCCAGATTACAATCGATCAATGTATGTTCAGAAATTGTGTAGAAAAACAATTTCTGGAGTTGGTTATTCATTCATTCTATCTGAAGAAGTTACATTGACAAATTGTATGAATTCAGCAGTGACAAGTTGTACAGTAGGATA
The Leptospira levettii genome window above contains:
- a CDS encoding methylated-DNA--[protein]-cysteine S-methyltransferase, translated to MESQGKHYQLIQNVIEYLIQNFESQPSLDSLAQIAKLSPSHFQKLFLEYVGVTPKQFLSSVTVTHAKRIIQKTSILDTTYRLGLSSTGRLHDLFIKLEGMTPGEYKSFGEGVVLYYEFFPTILGEMVVVSSEKSIQSLQFLQPGQDKEESLSAIKVSFPNASWIEEQREIHNPVKDFLQTFSLPKSPIHLSVLGTPFQIKVWQSLLSIPSGDTSTYGEIAESIGKKNAQRAVGTAIGKNPIAVLIPCHRVIQSSGLFGGYRWDPKRKQTLLLWEKATHSLKMDSEFSF
- a CDS encoding S8 family serine peptidase, whose translation is MKTKLSYASKIKLICLITALTSTVIISNPNQRNFLTEPFRFESSITNSLSKSGATNRPDFAPDEIIIKFKPSVSSDEIFNRSRSLGFQVGHVSKRANFTTVKIASNESVADAVTRAKLDPSVEYAEPKYYYYAQATAPNDTDFGKLWGLNNTNQTISSPSYTTNNPPGESAIGKDMNVLGAWDVTSNCSSIIIAVLDTGINYNHEDLSANMWDGSASCKDKDGFTIGGGCPNHGWDFASGDNDPKDEEGHGSHVAGTIGAVGNNNKGISGVCQSAQLMSVRVLGVGGGSNATVTDGIYFAVRNGAKIINMSLGGTQFSQLIYDAVEFAKANDVLVVVAAGNENTDLASGNSYPCKNNNANQICIAALDQNFQRASFSNFDTTTTAANRAVDFGAPGTNIYSIFGSETTYNEGTSNYTGWTTGGSGGSVTWAYQSCAIGSGTLKGLALPNDCSVINFNFTPPYNNPTSVSASVDRTVYKSFTIPNNSTKVSLFQTIVSDGESIGDTCYDYTEVYYKNDASSPFSGGTLLTLPDYNRSMYVQKLCRKTISGVGYSFILSEEVTLTNCMNSAVTSCTVGYRYKSDSTVQNGGVMFGDFYLSAWIASNNSYGNYNGTSMATPNVAGVAALIRAYNPLFTYSEVIQKLIDGGTATATISSNTKYGKAINANDSVKHINQVTGVTATLQ
- a CDS encoding lysoplasmalogenase family protein; the encoded protein is MVYYFILTAIPFAIVSAFCIHWITLSDESNPEKRLEISRGVYLGFSFQVIVFAWLLFQLGHSRFAFPVVAIAFSMLGDWFNLQFPLAKKYMKDPVLGGIFSFAIAQIFFLLAIRQLITWEELYSSPRPFLITLLFIILPALIFYFRVYNPNRSKWVMASAFIYGIILCFFVSLCINAYLLYGGVWIYLGIGAGFFLLSDAVMGETTINGTRHPKWEFQVPWITYLIAQCFLLVGFFLVSHTRLLAH
- the hrpB gene encoding ATP-dependent helicase HrpB, whose amino-acid sequence is MNPNFETFPVLSALQKIVDSIQKNPVTILDAPPGSGKTTALPLELLKFNLTAGKKTCILEPRRIAAKNAAKRICQTIGESVGGTVGYRVRFDSKINRDTKIEFVTDGILTKYLLSDPELSEYGLLIFDEFHERRLESDLCFALARKSQEIFRSDLKILIMSATLEGQNFVNLGITNPPIEVSTVTHPLEIFYMGQSQKNIIQRFIDLIPKAVEQTTGDILVFLSGKKEILDLKSQLEVNQTIKENSIVLPLFGDMNLSDQEKIFLPDSRGRKKIILSTNIAESSVTIPGVRVVFDSGYFKHTIFDPDSGITHLVRDRISLSSAKQRAGRASREGKGFVYKLWSKEEESDFYDRTKPEILEGDLDRLVLEIKSFGEEINSLPFLDPPNKGSLALSMARLKLLGCLDKKNQLTDLGKETLLYPLPIRLGCVISRLPKEKETIIADIVSILGKESTGTETKEFPNSISQNSFSQELKLVYEQILSIFKGKNVYPQNNKSDHRDFYFCKGFPDRIGKRKEKEGKEYKLSNGKIGTFNSNLLHLPEYILALDTISFGSTLYITQYLPISIEQIEESLNEHIETLQSPEMKTNQRDESFLIVKEERKIGDLILDSKELTKPNPTSIQNALLEYLSSLDWDYEWKKREDLLYYYHRVQFLVKNGVLGVNVSLDHLKSTVKEWLFPFLNFEAQKFSLTNLPFLEAFKSYVGYENQSIIQKEAPTSIQVPSGSTLPLQYHNNEPELHVKLQELFGLKSLPNLANGKVKILVHLLSPARRPVQITKDLESFWNNGYHEVKKELKGRYPKHPWPDKPWEAIPTKHLNHNKRS
- a CDS encoding polysaccharide biosynthesis protein, which translates into the protein MKSIPRRYWVFPVDILFMFLSYFLAHLVRFENIGFLENYPDFWVCATIVVVTRSIVFLFSGIYRSLWSYASLHDLLAIIKATILSSLVSTLALLFYNRFYQLSRMVPILDTLILLGFLCLRSLSWRMIREQIFSPDKTRKGTPILLVGAGKLGSSFLTEIRRNVDLDYFPIGFLDDNVSKKGGYIQGIPILGSTEEIGKVLNRYAVKKVIMTVPQPDGRVVSKLMKECEGAGVEFKILPTFGEYLAEKPNITQLREVQVEDLLGRPTVDLEIESIRSYLEKKVILVTGAGGSIGSEICRQVALFKPSVLVILDAAETPLYEIDYELRKNFSELNIDIRPVIADVKNLSRISAVFEEHRPSVVFHSAAYKHVPMMEINPSEAILNNVMGTKNVADVCRLIGVERFVLISTDKAVNPVNVMGASKRAAEIYLQHISQNSRTKFITVRFGNVLGSNGSVIPRFREQIKRGGPVTVTHPEVIRYFMTIPEATQLVLQAGSMGEHGEIFLLDMGEPVRILSLAEEMIRLSGYTPYKDINIEFSGLRPGEKLYEELLLNAEGIKKTHHPKIRIAAPLDHYNLLLFQNKLNRLFSLAKANKNREIFAGLKDIIPEYKIHDEYIEWETSHGKRNL
- a CDS encoding choice-of-anchor D domain-containing protein, which encodes MVENQRFGPKHMQKKYILIPLFSIFTFISCPGAGGGGGGGAAFALLGLGGGGGGTDVGAPKLEVTYSGVARESGSSISLGSEPINTTNGKLATLTIQNKGTSSLTLPGSPIVTISGTDSSHFQLTQPNQTTLAPNASVTFSLRFKPTSEGLKTAIVKLSTSDPALSAFQLTFTGTGGPAAAKLTVSQGATEIVGNGSFNVGSVEEQSSGTPVQFTISNTGSLPSTLGTPVVESSNAQFTVSAVSVANGSTLAQDGTFTFNVTFSPANTTPTSKSSTITVNATPSNFIFTVNGTATVKPVPTIAISHNSSSYTSGGTLPTFGILWPGLSSTAKTVTITNNGTATLTGLAVNEFSGNTDQFTTSAAGSTSLTPGQSTTFTVTFSPTTSGSKTAVVRVTSTNGNNGSSSSSDITVEGTGKSNAGISVSWTALKEKAVNDTDGGYKVCYSKTSGFNPADVNGTTIFCDTVPNAGGTTPTTKIITVNTYGTWYIKVFAFGKYNTTGGTPSTQTSVNVPST
- a CDS encoding ClpXP protease specificity-enhancing factor SspB gives rise to the protein MSQNLTQEEITTLREFKRDLFNLYWERFGVFYLHVMPHPKLEIGKRGLLNAEKESGIVLVFGDKAVKVLDSKPDYLFAELQFGSTWEPTMIPWDAVFRIYDKFQNSATQLRFLQIETNTNPEESLSKPKSQKPEVTGEGNVIRVDFGGKRNE